A genomic stretch from Aedes albopictus strain Foshan chromosome 2, AalbF5, whole genome shotgun sequence includes:
- the LOC109423014 gene encoding adenosine deaminase 2: MKILLAVIFVLNLTNLAVPKHLITSSPSLTESKPVGRRPTYEEYKQQRESFLQTEDHHLLGANVTLTENEQLVNKFIMQMKLDEMEKGFNDSYNFIPARHIFEVLDRFGKSKVFNIIRRLPKGGVLHAHDMALGSTDLIVNATYLENLWQKGNFGLNHGPEFKFSRESPGKEWSLVSEIRQWMTNEVYDAKVAEVFSLYNADPLNAYKSLDNVWSKFQNLFVCLAPLITYAPVWRQYYHDSLKQFYDDHVQYLEFRGVLPEVYDLDGKVYSAEEIVQLYYEETEQFKAKYPDFIGVKFIYAPGRYATDEEFQKLLDTTNRLHKKFPNFLAGFDLVGQEDPGRSLFEFAPALLKLPASINFFFHAGETNWYGMKTDQNLVDAVLLGTKRIGHGFAVLKHPKVLKEIKRRQICIEINPISNQVLKLVQDQRNHPAALLFSDNYPVVVSSDDPSFWRSTPLSHDFYVAFTGIASAKQDLRLLKQLALNSIEYSAMNSEEKTEAKEKWNKAWDHQISGLAVDIVAGKI; encoded by the exons ATGAAGATTCTATTAGCAGTAATTTTTGTCTTAAACCTGACAAATCTCGCCGTGCCAAAACATCTAATTACATCAAGCCCATCCCTCACGGAGAGCAAACCGGTTGGGCGAAGACCAACATACGAAGAGTACAAACAGCAACGGGAAAGTTTTTTGCAAACGGAAGATCATCACCTTCTCGGGGCCAATGTGACTTTGACCGAGAATGAACAACTTGTAAATAAGTTTATCATGCAAATGAAGCTGGATGAAATGGAAAAGGGCTTCAACGATAGCTACAATTTTATACCGGCCAGGCATATCTTCGAAGTGCTGGATCGATTTGGGAAATCCAAAGTGTTCAATATTATTCGAAGGCTGCCCAAAGGGGGTGTGCTACATGCGCACGACATGGCCTTGGGTAGTACCGATTTGATTGTGAATGCCACCTATTTGGAGAATTTGTGGCAGAAGGGGAACTTCGGATTAAACCACGGGCCAGAGTTTAAATTTTCCAGAGAAAGCCCTGGAAAGGAATGGTCGTTAGTGTCGGAAATACGTCAGTGGATGACAAATGAGGTTTACGACGCTAAGGTGGCCGAGGTATTCAGTCTATACAATGCAGATCCGTTGAATGCCTACAAAAGCTTGGATAACGTGTGGAGCAAATTCCAAAACCTATTCGTGTGCCTCGCACCGCTGATCACATACGCCCCGGTGTGGAGACAGTATTATCACGACTCTTTGAAGCAATTTTACGACGACCATGTGCAATATTTGGAATTCAGAGGAGTTCTTCCGGAGGTTTACGATTTGGATGGGAAAGTTTACAGTGCGGAGGAGATTGTTCAGTTGTACTACGAAGAAACAGAGCAATTCAAAGCAAAATACCCAGATTTCATCGGTGTCAAGTTCATCTACGCTCCGGGTCGCTATGCGACTGATGAAGAGTTCCAGAAGCTTTTGGACACTACCAATCGTCTACACAAAAAGTTTCCCAATTTCTTAGCAGGGTTCGACTTGGTCGGACAAGAAGATCCGGGAAGGTCACTGTTTGAATTCGCTCCAGCACTGCTGAAGCTTCCAGCATCGATCAACTTTTTCTTCCACGCTGGTGAAACCAATTGGTATGGAATGAAAACCGATCAGAATTTG GTCGACGCAGTTCTGCTGGGCACAAAGCGCATTGGCCATGGATTTGCTGTTCTGAAACACCCCAAAGTGCTCAAGGAGATAAAACGTCGCCAGATTTGCATCGAAATCAATCCCATCTCGAACCAAGTGTTGAAACTGGTCCAGGATCAAAGAAACCATCCAGCCGCCCTACTGTTTTCGGACAACTACCCGGTGGTggtatcttcggatgatcctTCATTTTGGCGGTCAACACCATTAAGTCACGACTTCTATGTGGCATTCACTGGAATTGCATCAGCCAAACAGGATTTACGATTGCTGAAGCAACTGGCTCTGAACTCGATCGAGTACAGTGCCATGAACTCGGAGGAGAAAACCGAAGCCAAAGAAAAGTGGAACAAAGCGTGGGATCATCAAATCAGCGGTCTAGCAGTGGATATTGTTGCTGGGAAAATATAA